The genomic window GGCCCGAACGGAGCGCCGCGCGGGTCACGAGCCGGACACTCACCGGCGGCGAAACCCCGATTCCGCGCTCAATTCCCGGGAAAACCCCCTCGAGCTCCCGGTTTCCGCTACGCCACCAGCGTTCTTCCGCAGCCTGCTAGGCCCTCGGTTGGCGGGGCGCGAAGAACAGGCGCTCCGCGTTGCTGTAGAGACACTTCTCGAGCACGCCCTCCCGAAGGTCGAACGCGGGCGGATAATCGGCCATGGGAGCCTCCTCGGTGTTTGCGAAGAACGAAAAGGGACGGGACGCCCTAGGCGGATTCCCCACGTGCCTGCGCCTTCGCCTGTGCTGCCCGGCGGGCGTCTCCCGCCAGGCGAAGGGCTTCGGCGTGCTCTGGTTCGATACGCGCGTAGTTGTCCTTCCAGGAAGTGTTCTCACTCCACATTCGCGGCGTCTGGACGGTCGTGCGCGGAAGGCTGGCGCCCTCGAGCAGGTCGAGGGCGAAGCCCACGATGTCGCGCTGCATCTCCCGGTCATAGGGAACGCCGCAGGGGTTGCCGAGAGGAAAATCGCTGAACAGGAAGCGCGCGACCCCGCATTCCTCGACGATGTCTCGGGCCGAACCGATCACTACGGTCGGAATGCCATTTTCTTCGAGATGTCGTGCGACCAGACTCACGGTCTGGTGACAGACGGGTCACAACGGGACGAGAAGAGCCACATCCACGCCGTCGTCCTGGCAGCGGCGAAGGACTTCCGGGGCATCGTTCTCGATGGTTCGGCGTTGGCTGTAGTCGGTGGGTACACCGAAGAAGTGGCTTGCCACCGATCCGATCCGGCCGGATTCGGTATGGCTACGCAAGGCAGCGATCGGCAGGAATGATTCCACATCATCGGTATGGGTGGCTTGTTTGTCCCAGGCGAGGTCGTCCGTGAAGAGACGATCGGGCGGCGGTTCGGTCTCGCCCGACCACACTTGTTTCGTGCCCCGCAAGGATCCAGGGTCGACCTTCCTCTCCTGGAACACGCTGGCCGTGGTGATCAGAGCCGTCCGGCAATCGGCGAGCGGCTTGGTGAGCTTCGCAAATGGAGCGCTCTCGTTCTGCGCCCATTGGTAAGGCCGCTCGTAGCCCTGGGCGGCGTAGAACTCCCGTGTTCGATCGATGTAGCTGACGAAGGTCCGGTGCGTCGTCGTCACGAGAGCTCCTGCTGGGTGAAGGTGAGGTGTGCGCTGCCCGATGGATCGATTTCGACCCGGGCGGGAACACGCATTCGGCAACGGGGGTGCTCTGGATTCGACCCGTCCACGAGAGAGAAACGATAGCCATGCCAGGGGCACACGATATGGCGGTCGATCGCGGGCGCCTCGTCGAGTGGCGCCCCGAGATGCGGGCACACCGTCGAGTGGGCGAAGAGTTCCCCTTCGAACTCCAGGATCCTGAAAGGCTCGCCATGGGCATCGACGACGGTCGGCAGGCTTGCGCGAAGCTCAGCCTCCGATCCAAGCGCGACGGAAGCGCGCGCACCAGGCCGTGCGACGCCGGGGATCCGACCGTCCAGGAACGCCTGGCGATGCACCATCATCGCCTCGTCTTCGTCCCAGAGGCGGGTGTAGAGCGCGACCATTCCCTTTCCGATCGCCTCCGCCTGGGCTTGATCGGGAACGGGCACCCAGAAGGCCACTTCGACCCGCGTGGCGACATCGCTCTCGGGGGTCAGTGTGGTCACCGTGTCCGCTCCGACGCCCGGCCCTCGGAGCGTTCGGGCGTGGTAGCGCTCGGCGTCGTCTTCCCGCCGGAGTTCGATCACCAGGTCCTCTCCGGCGCCGCGAGGTGGCGTCTGCACCCGTGCCCGCCAGCCCCACGGCCCGCTTTCCTCGAGTTCGATCTCGCAGAACGCCGCGCTGTGCAAAGAGGGCAGGTGCTCCCAATCGTGCACGTTCTCCCAGACGCGTTCGAGTGAAGCGGCCACGGTGCGCTCGTAGGTGGCGGCGAGGCTGAGGCCGGCAGCGGGCTGGCGGACTGCCTCCATCAGACGATCCGGGAATCGGTCTTGCCGCTATATCGATCCTTGAGCAGGCGCTTGTAGAGCTTTCCGGTCGGATGCCTCGGGAGTTCCGCCTCGAAATCGATCGAGCGTGGACACTTCACGTGGGAGATCCGCTCCCGGCACCATTCCATCAGTTCCTCGATCAGTTCGGGGCCCGCGTTGGCCATATCCGTAAGCTGCACGACTGCTTTCACTTCCTCGCCGAAGTCTTCGTTCGGAACGCCGATCACCGCCACGTCCGTCACCTTGGGATGGGTGATCAACGCGTTCTCCGTCTCCTGCGGATAGATGTTGACCCCACCCGAGATGATCATGTGCGCTTTGCGGTCCGTCAGGTAGAGCCAACCGTCGTCGTCGAGGTAACCGACATCGCCAAGGGTCGTATAGCCCTGCGGGCTTCGCGAATCGGCGGTCTTCTCGGGAGCGTTGTGGTACTCGAACTTCACGGCGCTCTCGAAGTAGATGCCACCCTCCTGGCCAGTCGGAAGATCTTCGAATGCATCGTTCATGATGTGCACGATCGCATTCAAAGGCCGACCGACCGACCCCTTGTGTGCCGTCCATTCCTCGGAGTTGATGGCACAGAAGCCGTTGCCTTCGGTGCCGGCGTAGTACTCGTACAACACCGGGCCCCACCAATCGATCATCTGCTCTTTCACCGGAATGGGGCAGGGCGCCGCCGCATGAATCGCAACTTCCAGGCTCGATACATCGTGGCGCGCACGCTCTTCCTCCGGAAGCTTCGTCATGCGCACGAACATCGTCGGCACCCATTGGCTGTGGGTGATCCGGTACTTCTCGATCAACGCCAGCGCGCCGGCCGCATCGAAGCGATCCATCACGACGACGGTCGCCCCGATCCGCAGGAAGGCCATCGTGAAGCCAAGGGGCGCGGCGTGGTAGAGCGGGGCCGGTGAGAGGTAGACGGAATGATCGGTGGCGTGATAGAGCGCGAGGATCACGCCCACCAGAGGGCTCGGCTTTCCGATCGGCTCCTTCTCGATCGGATGTTTGACGCCCTTCGGTCGGCCCGTCGTGCCGGAGGAGTAGAGCATCGGCGCCCCCTCCCATTCTTCCGCGATCGGGGAGGTCGGCTGTTCGGCCAATGCCTCCTCCCAGGATTCGTAGCCCGCAACAGGCGTGCCGACCATGTAGCGCGCGACCAGGTTCGGGCACTCCCCTTCGAGCCCCTGGGCCAGTTCGGCCTTGGCCTGGGAGGTGATGAAGACCTTCGCGTTGCAGTCTTCGATGATGTACGCAACTTCCGGAGCGGTGAGCTGGGAGCTGATCGCCGTGTAGTACAAGCCGCTCCGCTGGGCGGCCCAGGCCAGGGGAAAGAACTCCTCGTTGTTCTCCATGCAGAATGCGATGTGATCGCCGTGCTGCAGCCCGAGCTTCTGGAAGAGCTGGGCGCCCTGATTCGAGCGCTCGTCGAGCTCTTTGTACGTGACCACCCGGCCACTCCCGGCCATGATGAAGGCGGGCTTGTCCGGGTTCTTCTCAGCGTGAATAGCGGGGTACATCGGGCTCCCTTCGCGTGATGCGTCCAGGCCAGTATATTCCGCTTTCGTGCTGAAGCTGGCCTCCGCCACAGATCCTGCCTGGGCCGACCGGGTTCTGCGAGACCTCCCCGAGGTGCTCCTCGACCATGCCCATTGCGAGAAGAAGGCGGCGGGCGTGGCCATTCGCCTGATCTTCCAATATCCGGATCATGCCTTCCTGATGGGGCCATTGGCGGGCCTGGCCCGCGAGGAGTTGGCCCATTTCGAGGAGGTTCTCGTCTGGCTCGAGCGGAAGGGCCTGGTCTTTCGTCGTCAGCGGCCGAGCGCCTACGCGGGCCAGCTGCGAAAGATCGTGAGAGACAAGGAGCCCTTGCGCCTTCTCGATCTCCTTCTGTGCTGTGCGGTCATCGAAGCCCGCAGCTGCGAACGACTCGGCCTGCTGGCGACGGCACTGGGGGACGAGCCGCTCGGCCGCTTCTACGCCGCCCTGCGTAAGGCGGAAGCGCGCCACCATGGCCTCTACGTCGATCTGGCCTGTCAGCTCGCACCGCGCGATGAAGTGGCCGAGCGCCTCCAGGAGATCACCCACCACGAAGCCGTGATCCTCGCCGACGCGCGACCGCTCCCGCGGCTGCATAGCTGAAGCCATGCTGAGCACGCGCATCGATGGGGTGGAGATCGCCCACGAGGAAGCCGGTTCCGAAAACGGCACGAACAGTGGAATTCCGCTTGTCTTGATGCACGGCTATACCGGCTACTGGAAGGATTTCGAGGGACAGATCCCGGCCCTCGCCAACGAGCGTCGTGTGCTGCTTCCGGACCTGCCGGGCCACGGCGAATCCGGTCGGCTTCCCGCCGGCCAGTACTCGCTGGAACGGATGGCCGAGCTGATGGCGGAGTGGCTCGTGGCCGTGGACGCGGTGCCGTGTCACCTGCTCGGGCACTCGATGGGCGGAATGATCGTGTTGCGCATGGCGCTCGCGCATCCCGAACGGATCGCCTCACTCGTGTTGATGGATACCTCGGCCGCACGTCTCGGATTCATCCAGACCGAGTTCCTGGACACCGCCGTGCGTGTTGCACGCGAGGCAGGCATGCCCGCCCTGGCATCGATTCTCCGGGCTCGGGCCAATGACGATCCGGAACGGAGTCAGGCGGATCGGCGTATCGAGAAGGAGTGGGGAACCGAGCGCTTCTGGAGCTGGCGAGGCGAGCGGATGGAGGCGATGGATCCTGAAGCGTACGCGTCTTTCGGCCATGCCATGGCCGAAGCACGATCCTTCGAAGATCGTCTCGGCGAAATCACCTGTCCCACCCTGGTGATGGTAGGTGCCGAGGATGAGCCGTTCCTCGCTCCCAGTGAAGTGCTTGCGTCCGAGATCCCCGGCGCGGTGCTTGCGACCCTCCCGGGAGCGGCCCACCAACCACAGAACGAGAGTGCGGTGGCATGGC from bacterium includes these protein-coding regions:
- a CDS encoding tRNA-(ms[2]io[6]A)-hydroxylase, whose product is MGLPSRDASRPVYSAFVLKLASATDPAWADRVLRDLPEVLLDHAHCEKKAAGVAIRLIFQYPDHAFLMGPLAGLAREELAHFEEVLVWLERKGLVFRRQRPSAYAGQLRKIVRDKEPLRLLDLLLCCAVIEARSCERLGLLATALGDEPLGRFYAALRKAEARHHGLYVDLACQLAPRDEVAERLQEITHHEAVILADARPLPRLHS
- a CDS encoding alpha/beta hydrolase, which translates into the protein MLSTRIDGVEIAHEEAGSENGTNSGIPLVLMHGYTGYWKDFEGQIPALANERRVLLPDLPGHGESGRLPAGQYSLERMAELMAEWLVAVDAVPCHLLGHSMGGMIVLRMALAHPERIASLVLMDTSAARLGFIQTEFLDTAVRVAREAGMPALASILRARANDDPERSQADRRIEKEWGTERFWSWRGERMEAMDPEAYASFGHAMAEARSFEDRLGEITCPTLVMVGAEDEPFLAPSEVLASEIPGAVLATLPGAAHQPQNESAVAWLEALELHLDRIHP
- a CDS encoding AMP-binding protein, which encodes MYPAIHAEKNPDKPAFIMAGSGRVVTYKELDERSNQGAQLFQKLGLQHGDHIAFCMENNEEFFPLAWAAQRSGLYYTAISSQLTAPEVAYIIEDCNAKVFITSQAKAELAQGLEGECPNLVARYMVGTPVAGYESWEEALAEQPTSPIAEEWEGAPMLYSSGTTGRPKGVKHPIEKEPIGKPSPLVGVILALYHATDHSVYLSPAPLYHAAPLGFTMAFLRIGATVVVMDRFDAAGALALIEKYRITHSQWVPTMFVRMTKLPEEERARHDVSSLEVAIHAAAPCPIPVKEQMIDWWGPVLYEYYAGTEGNGFCAINSEEWTAHKGSVGRPLNAIVHIMNDAFEDLPTGQEGGIYFESAVKFEYHNAPEKTADSRSPQGYTTLGDVGYLDDDGWLYLTDRKAHMIISGGVNIYPQETENALITHPKVTDVAVIGVPNEDFGEEVKAVVQLTDMANAGPELIEELMEWCRERISHVKCPRSIDFEAELPRHPTGKLYKRLLKDRYSGKTDSRIV
- a CDS encoding Rieske 2Fe-2S domain-containing protein; translated protein: MEAVRQPAAGLSLAATYERTVAASLERVWENVHDWEHLPSLHSAAFCEIELEESGPWGWRARVQTPPRGAGEDLVIELRREDDAERYHARTLRGPGVGADTVTTLTPESDVATRVEVAFWVPVPDQAQAEAIGKGMVALYTRLWDEDEAMMVHRQAFLDGRIPGVARPGARASVALGSEAELRASLPTVVDAHGEPFRILEFEGELFAHSTVCPHLGAPLDEAPAIDRHIVCPWHGYRFSLVDGSNPEHPRCRMRVPARVEIDPSGSAHLTFTQQELS